The following proteins come from a genomic window of Tropicibacter oceani:
- a CDS encoding DUF2793 domain-containing protein has translation MDISARLSLPYLLPSQAQKHVTHNAALERLDLLVQLTIEEFDASTPPSVPADGGIWALGAAPSGAWDGHADELAAWIDEAWVFVTPQTGWVATDKTGGGMRLRGAAGWEPLIPSAFDNLQGIGIGTSHDATNALAVASDATLLTNAGAGHQLKINKAGATDTASLLFQTGWSGRAEMGTAGSDNFEIKVSPDGSAWSNALSINAASSNIGFGTGTPNYPLHIHRPGSMGAALQLTNGNSGSGPSDGFWFGFSNKAYFWNYEALDTQFATSNTARMTIKADGKVGIGTATPSCGLEVAGAIRAASHASGARPSAASVGAGAMIYDTTLSKPLWSDGTAWRDAAGVAV, from the coding sequence ATGGACATTTCCGCCCGTCTTTCCCTGCCTTACCTGCTGCCCTCGCAGGCACAGAAACATGTCACCCACAACGCCGCGCTGGAACGGCTGGACCTTTTGGTGCAGCTGACCATCGAGGAATTCGACGCCAGCACCCCGCCCAGCGTGCCCGCAGACGGCGGTATCTGGGCCCTGGGCGCCGCGCCTTCGGGGGCCTGGGACGGCCATGCCGATGAACTGGCCGCCTGGATCGACGAGGCCTGGGTCTTTGTCACGCCGCAGACCGGCTGGGTTGCCACCGACAAGACCGGCGGCGGGATGCGCCTGCGCGGCGCCGCCGGGTGGGAGCCGCTGATCCCCAGCGCCTTTGACAACCTGCAAGGCATCGGCATCGGCACCAGCCATGACGCCACCAACGCGCTGGCCGTCGCATCGGACGCGACGCTGCTGACCAACGCCGGCGCGGGCCATCAGCTGAAGATCAACAAGGCCGGTGCGACCGATACCGCCAGCCTGCTGTTCCAGACCGGCTGGTCCGGCCGCGCCGAGATGGGCACCGCCGGATCGGACAACTTTGAAATCAAGGTTTCGCCGGACGGATCGGCCTGGTCGAATGCCCTTTCGATCAACGCGGCCAGCAGCAACATCGGCTTTGGCACGGGCACGCCGAATTACCCGCTGCACATCCACCGCCCCGGCAGCATGGGCGCCGCGCTGCAACTGACCAACGGCAACAGCGGATCGGGGCCCAGCGACGGTTTCTGGTTCGGCTTTTCCAACAAGGCCTATTTCTGGAACTACGAGGCGCTGGACACCCAGTTCGCCACCTCGAACACCGCGCGCATGACCATCAAGGCCGATGGCAAGGTGGGCATCGGAACCGCGACCCCCAGTTGCGGGCTCGAGGTGGCCGGGGCGATCCGCGCGGCCTCTCATGCCAGCGGCGCGCGGCCCTCGGCGGCTTCGGTCGGGGCGGGTGCGATGATCTATGATACCACCCTGTCGAAACCGCTGTGGAGCGATGGCACCGCCTGGCGCGATGCCGCCGGGGTGGCCGTCTAG
- a CDS encoding glycosyltransferase, with translation MSSALHAVIISWQGQHEQALEIARQLDGHVDRLSVIYSNAANTPEDGPGTWVQVPQSWFFGRKFKAALDLVAPGDIQLQIQADVSHDDWPALIADCAAAFSRHPAVGVWAPDLTWTPWPTPLVQNGTLPGSDLVRVAQTDGVVWALGPAVLAAMRGLDYDNNNLGWGIDWVALCHARRLGLEAVRDTRHRVHHPESRGYHGGEAAQHMKAFLAQLPKALQEDILTLHGLLQDRKKTPFAQVDTASRAKPSNMPLMDMNTMFKTKSANTNLCEISFCGGTVFAKAGPDFLSTGPHLASGGTEVSFAPADPAPSLDDMSRSFPLAAVTGSAGHQQFNDLDEWQVAGWNTLRVVLDPQVGPQTVALGGEMALTPADGNVMFLAELASHRARGALVVVLTDSQGSPLWSRRIAFDRGAHGGANAAGYQSVQVVLPARTQDQVLRLEIDYLGGDSTANADPHVFFVARPSVTRAGASRLKSPVSLHVQDDTTDSATWYRADLNIGRLNPADDIVLRTNAGQMILLPGHSVGVHIHKDWGHVLEFHANGPLKAVAWINGTPAFPVLLEQGNNMIRVPQTHLTGQHSWLELRDPSGNRVYWANWFLPPRQLTPVNVLQHEGARAIGCDLFPQSPQRFKALRAHMENGTSAEDIAQLSLAIKALEAGYEKLKLKPLRFPEVENPDVSIVIPAHNKVNVTYAGLCALLLAWNKASFEVILVDDASTDETATIETLVSGITVIHNEEPMRFIRACNAGAARARGKYVVLLNNDTEPTAGWLDELIEAFDRFPKVGLVGSKLLYPDGTLQDAGGIVWGSGDPWNYGNRQNPHEPRFCYARQADYLSGAALMTTREIWEEVGGLSSYLEPMYFEDTDLSFKVRDAGYTTWFVPSSVVYHYEGMTSGTSTSSGFKRFQEVNRPKFKRRWAKAYANFSKVGTAPDLEKDRGIAGRVLFVDYTTPTPDQSAGSYAALQEIRLVQSLGYKVTFLPENLAHLGNYTDELQKMGVEVVYSPFYRSIDEFLQARGAEFDAFYITRYHVVNSVVPQIRAANPQAPVIMNNADLHYLRLLRKAVAENDEAQKDAARAVQAEEFAAMRSVDVVLSYNEMEHSVIEAQSEGAITVLPCPWVLDLPDSLPPRDGRKGLSFLGGFQHHPNVEGVEWFARSVMSRLGQSRPDIELSIYGSRMNDKVEALESPGIHPIGFVENIEDAYDRHMIFVAPLLSGAGIKGKVLSALAHGIPCILSPLAAEGIGLLHGRDCLIAKTPEDWEKAIIQLYDDPALWDKLVSNARDLAALRFSFESGQEQMRNALEAIGLFSSVGPWAK, from the coding sequence ATGTCCTCGGCGCTCCATGCGGTTATCATCAGCTGGCAAGGCCAGCATGAGCAGGCGCTCGAGATCGCCCGCCAGCTGGACGGGCATGTCGACAGGCTTTCGGTGATCTACTCGAATGCCGCCAACACCCCCGAGGACGGCCCCGGCACCTGGGTGCAGGTGCCGCAAAGCTGGTTCTTCGGGCGCAAGTTCAAGGCCGCGCTGGACCTGGTCGCCCCCGGGGACATCCAGCTGCAGATCCAGGCCGACGTGTCCCATGACGACTGGCCGGCGCTGATTGCCGATTGCGCCGCCGCCTTTTCCCGGCATCCCGCGGTCGGGGTCTGGGCCCCCGACCTGACCTGGACGCCCTGGCCGACACCGCTGGTCCAGAACGGCACCCTGCCGGGCAGCGACCTGGTGCGGGTGGCGCAGACCGATGGCGTGGTCTGGGCGCTGGGGCCTGCGGTGCTGGCCGCGATGCGCGGGCTTGACTACGACAACAACAACCTGGGCTGGGGCATCGACTGGGTCGCGCTGTGCCACGCCCGCCGGCTGGGCCTGGAGGCGGTGCGCGATACCCGGCACCGCGTCCATCACCCCGAAAGCCGCGGCTATCATGGCGGCGAGGCCGCCCAGCACATGAAAGCCTTTCTGGCGCAACTGCCCAAGGCGCTACAGGAGGATATCCTGACTTTGCACGGCCTGTTGCAAGATCGTAAAAAGACCCCCTTTGCGCAGGTCGATACGGCAAGCCGCGCCAAACCTTCAAACATGCCCCTCATGGATATGAACACGATGTTTAAAACGAAGTCTGCCAACACCAACCTGTGCGAGATCTCCTTTTGCGGAGGCACGGTTTTCGCAAAGGCAGGCCCGGATTTCCTGTCGACCGGGCCGCATCTGGCCAGCGGTGGGACCGAAGTGTCCTTTGCCCCCGCCGACCCGGCGCCCAGCCTGGATGACATGAGCCGCAGCTTTCCGCTGGCGGCCGTGACGGGCAGCGCGGGCCATCAGCAGTTCAACGACCTGGACGAATGGCAGGTGGCGGGCTGGAACACCCTGCGTGTCGTCCTGGACCCGCAGGTCGGGCCGCAGACGGTGGCCCTGGGCGGCGAAATGGCCCTGACCCCGGCGGACGGCAACGTGATGTTCCTGGCCGAACTGGCCAGCCACCGCGCCCGGGGCGCGCTGGTCGTGGTGCTGACCGACAGCCAGGGCAGCCCGCTTTGGAGCCGGCGCATCGCCTTTGACCGCGGCGCGCATGGCGGCGCCAATGCCGCCGGCTACCAGTCGGTGCAGGTTGTCCTGCCCGCCCGCACCCAGGACCAGGTGCTGCGGCTCGAGATCGATTACCTGGGCGGCGACAGCACCGCCAATGCCGATCCGCATGTCTTTTTCGTCGCCCGTCCCAGCGTGACGCGGGCCGGGGCCAGCCGCCTGAAATCCCCGGTCAGCCTGCATGTGCAGGACGACACCACCGACAGCGCCACCTGGTATCGCGCCGACCTGAACATCGGCCGGCTGAACCCGGCGGATGACATCGTCTTGCGGACCAACGCGGGCCAGATGATCCTGCTGCCCGGCCACAGCGTCGGGGTCCATATCCACAAGGATTGGGGCCATGTGCTGGAATTCCACGCCAACGGGCCGCTCAAGGCCGTGGCCTGGATCAACGGCACCCCCGCCTTTCCCGTCCTGCTGGAGCAGGGCAACAACATGATCCGCGTGCCCCAGACCCACCTGACCGGCCAGCACAGCTGGCTCGAGCTGCGCGACCCTTCGGGCAACCGCGTCTATTGGGCCAACTGGTTCCTGCCGCCGCGCCAGCTGACGCCGGTGAACGTGCTGCAGCACGAAGGCGCGCGGGCCATCGGCTGCGACCTGTTCCCGCAATCGCCGCAGCGCTTCAAGGCCCTGCGCGCCCACATGGAAAACGGCACCTCGGCCGAGGACATCGCGCAGCTGTCGCTGGCGATCAAGGCGCTGGAGGCGGGCTATGAAAAGCTCAAGCTGAAACCGCTGCGCTTTCCCGAGGTCGAAAACCCCGATGTCAGCATCGTCATCCCGGCCCACAACAAGGTGAATGTCACCTATGCCGGGCTGTGCGCCCTGCTGCTGGCCTGGAACAAGGCCAGCTTCGAGGTGATCCTGGTCGATGACGCCTCGACCGATGAAACCGCCACCATCGAAACCCTGGTCAGCGGCATCACCGTCATCCACAACGAAGAGCCGATGCGCTTTATCCGCGCCTGCAACGCCGGGGCCGCCCGCGCGCGCGGCAAATACGTGGTCTTGCTGAACAACGATACCGAACCGACAGCGGGCTGGCTGGACGAGCTGATCGAAGCCTTTGACCGCTTTCCCAAGGTCGGGCTTGTCGGGTCCAAGCTGCTGTACCCCGACGGCACGCTGCAGGATGCCGGCGGCATTGTCTGGGGCTCGGGCGATCCGTGGAACTATGGCAACCGCCAGAACCCGCACGAGCCGCGCTTTTGCTATGCGCGCCAGGCCGATTACCTGTCCGGCGCCGCGCTGATGACCACCCGCGAGATCTGGGAAGAGGTCGGCGGGCTGTCGTCCTACCTGGAACCGATGTATTTCGAGGACACCGACCTGTCGTTCAAGGTGCGCGATGCGGGCTATACCACCTGGTTCGTGCCCTCCTCGGTGGTCTACCACTACGAAGGCATGACCAGCGGCACCAGCACCTCGTCGGGCTTCAAGCGTTTTCAAGAGGTCAACCGCCCCAAGTTCAAGCGCCGCTGGGCCAAGGCCTATGCCAATTTCTCAAAGGTGGGCACGGCGCCCGACCTGGAAAAGGATCGCGGCATCGCCGGCCGCGTGCTGTTTGTCGATTACACCACCCCCACCCCGGACCAGAGCGCCGGCAGCTATGCCGCGCTGCAGGAAATCCGGCTGGTGCAGTCGCTGGGCTACAAGGTGACCTTTCTGCCGGAAAACCTGGCGCATCTGGGCAATTACACCGACGAGCTGCAGAAAATGGGGGTCGAGGTGGTCTATTCGCCCTTCTACCGCTCGATCGATGAATTCCTGCAGGCGCGCGGGGCGGAATTCGACGCCTTTTACATCACCCGCTATCACGTGGTGAATTCGGTGGTGCCGCAGATCCGTGCCGCCAATCCGCAGGCGCCGGTGATCATGAACAACGCCGACCTGCATTACCTGCGCCTGCTGCGCAAGGCCGTGGCCGAAAACGACGAGGCACAAAAGGACGCCGCCCGCGCCGTCCAGGCCGAGGAATTCGCCGCCATGCGCAGCGTCGACGTGGTGCTGTCCTACAACGAGATGGAGCATTCGGTGATCGAGGCCCAGTCCGAAGGCGCCATCACCGTGCTGCCCTGCCCCTGGGTGCTGGACCTGCCCGACAGCCTGCCGCCGCGCGATGGCCGCAAGGGGCTGTCCTTCCTGGGCGGCTTCCAGCATCACCCCAATGTCGAGGGCGTCGAATGGTTCGCCAGATCGGTGATGTCGCGGCTGGGCCAGTCGCGTCCGGACATCGAATTGTCGATCTACGGCTCGCGGATGAACGACAAGGTCGAGGCCCTGGAAAGCCCCGGTATCCACCCCATCGGCTTTGTCGAGAACATCGAGGATGCCTATGACCGCCACATGATCTTTGTCGCGCCGCTGCTGTCGGGGGCCGGGATCAAGGGCAAGGTGCTCAGCGCGCTGGCCCATGGCATTCCCTGCATTCTCAGCCCGCTGGCCGCCGAAGGCATCGGCCTGTTGCATGGCCGCGACTGCCTGATCGCCAAGACCCCGGAAGACTGGGAAAAAGCCATCATCCAGCTGTATGATGACCCGGCGCTTTGGGATAAGCTGGTCAGCAATGCCCGCGATCTGGCCGCTTTGCGGTTCTCGTTCGAAAGCGGGCAGGAACAGATGCGCAATGCGCTGGAAGCGATCGGCCTTTTCTCCAGCGTGGGCCCCTGGGCCAAGTAA
- a CDS encoding sulfotransferase family protein gives MPIFRIADKLVYFAHVPRAAGTSVERYLRARFGPLAFADPQYLSVPEDARWTRSSPQHVDRFALARLFPPGFFDASFALVRHPQDRLHSVFLRQRDIERTIPADTEFRDWVTSLPLPDFALDNHTRPMLDFIPPGARIFRLEEGLGQIVDWLDGLAGNTEGPRAIGVANSHSERLALLGRDPETPIPEVDDALRAVISERYAEDIYWCGYAPRKGRPSMTKAPAERTVVLHYHLFKNAGTSLDQILKRNFGDRWVTREFAMANNDNSAQLADWIREEKDAVAFSTHTGLGPVPEIPGVRVISVMLLRDPISRIKSAYRFERHQKADTFGARLAKETDLEGYVRTRLKNPGDRQCRDFQCSRLASMVPGDAPELERALAAAGNLGVLGNVRDFDGALEALARALAEDYPDFTWESVQANVSKPASKSEAPSDEVMTLLKEANQGDLKLIETLFPAH, from the coding sequence ATGCCGATCTTTCGCATCGCCGACAAGCTGGTCTATTTCGCGCATGTGCCACGCGCTGCCGGAACGTCGGTCGAACGGTATTTGCGGGCGCGCTTTGGCCCCCTGGCCTTTGCCGACCCGCAATACCTGTCGGTGCCCGAAGATGCGCGCTGGACGCGGTCCTCGCCGCAGCACGTGGACCGTTTCGCATTGGCCCGGCTGTTTCCGCCGGGCTTTTTCGATGCCAGCTTTGCCCTTGTCCGCCACCCGCAGGACCGGCTGCACAGCGTCTTTCTGCGCCAGCGCGACATCGAACGGACGATCCCGGCGGACACTGAATTTCGCGACTGGGTGACCTCTTTGCCGCTGCCGGATTTCGCGCTGGACAACCACACCCGCCCGATGCTGGATTTCATCCCGCCCGGCGCGCGGATCTTCCGGCTCGAAGAGGGGCTGGGGCAAATTGTGGACTGGCTTGACGGGCTGGCGGGAAATACAGAAGGTCCGCGCGCCATCGGCGTCGCCAACAGCCACTCTGAACGGCTGGCGCTGCTGGGCCGGGACCCCGAAACCCCGATCCCCGAAGTTGACGACGCCCTGCGCGCGGTGATTTCGGAGCGTTACGCCGAAGATATTTATTGGTGCGGCTATGCCCCGCGCAAAGGAAGACCAAGCATGACCAAAGCCCCTGCCGAACGCACTGTTGTTCTGCACTACCACCTGTTCAAGAATGCCGGCACCTCGCTGGACCAGATCCTGAAACGCAATTTCGGGGATCGCTGGGTAACGCGCGAATTTGCCATGGCAAACAATGACAACAGCGCCCAGCTGGCCGACTGGATCCGCGAGGAAAAGGACGCGGTCGCCTTTTCCACCCATACCGGGCTGGGGCCGGTGCCAGAGATCCCCGGCGTGCGGGTCATCTCGGTCATGCTGCTGCGCGATCCGATTTCGCGCATCAAGTCCGCCTATCGCTTTGAGCGTCACCAAAAGGCCGACACCTTTGGCGCGCGGCTGGCCAAGGAAACCGACCTGGAAGGTTACGTGCGCACCCGGCTGAAGAACCCCGGCGACCGCCAGTGCCGGGATTTCCAGTGTTCGCGCCTGGCCAGCATGGTGCCCGGCGACGCCCCCGAGCTGGAGCGCGCCCTGGCCGCCGCCGGCAATCTGGGCGTGCTGGGCAACGTGCGCGATTTCGACGGCGCGCTGGAGGCCCTGGCCCGGGCCCTGGCCGAGGACTATCCCGATTTCACCTGGGAAAGCGTGCAGGCCAATGTCTCGAAACCGGCCAGCAAGTCCGAGGCCCCCTCGGACGAGGTCATGACCCTGCTCAAAGAGGCGAACCAGGGCGATCTGAAACTGATCGAAACCCTGTTCCCCGCGCATTGA
- a CDS encoding nuclear transport factor 2 family protein: MSDIRTLTAAYVAAFDARDLDKVAGFLAEGFQLTDPEVTALTPKPAVLDYIKGLFDAHPGLSFVAHRVLVDGDASVIHFTLTLGETVLDGVDVIAWDGDKMTSMQAYLTPRG; encoded by the coding sequence ATGTCTGACATTCGCACCCTGACCGCCGCCTATGTGGCCGCCTTTGACGCCCGCGACCTGGACAAGGTCGCCGGGTTCCTGGCCGAGGGTTTCCAGCTGACCGACCCCGAGGTCACCGCGCTGACCCCGAAACCGGCGGTTCTGGACTATATCAAGGGCCTGTTCGACGCCCACCCCGGCCTGAGCTTTGTCGCCCACCGCGTGCTGGTGGATGGCGATGCCTCGGTCATCCATTTCACCCTGACCCTTGGCGAAACGGTTCTGGACGGCGTCGATGTCATCGCCTGGGACGGCGACAAGATGACCAGCATGCAGGCCTACCTGACGCCGCGCGGCTAA
- a CDS encoding glycosyltransferase family protein: MRVIVPLAGPDFVREGGALKAMIPLDGQLLLRRVLTSRPWAQGVAPEDHAFVLIDGPETRAFARGELAQWYPGASVTFLSRYTRGAALSALAGMVSGADMGEPIVVDLADILYTSTLDPKAMFAANPACGGIALTFPSDNPAYSYLRLDAFGAFSEAAEKRVISNNASAGTYMFRDLPTYLRALAHGLENAASQTFRDLFFVCPLFNGVHDQGKSVLLAPVTDVTDIKVETSHV; this comes from the coding sequence GTGCGGGTGATTGTCCCCCTGGCCGGCCCGGATTTCGTCCGGGAGGGCGGCGCGCTCAAGGCGATGATCCCGCTGGACGGGCAGCTGCTGCTGCGCCGCGTGCTGACAAGCCGCCCCTGGGCGCAGGGCGTGGCCCCCGAAGATCATGCCTTTGTGCTGATCGACGGGCCAGAAACCCGCGCCTTTGCGCGCGGTGAACTGGCGCAATGGTATCCCGGTGCCTCGGTCACCTTCCTGTCGCGCTACACGCGCGGCGCGGCGCTGAGCGCGCTGGCGGGCATGGTAAGTGGCGCCGACATGGGCGAACCCATCGTCGTCGATCTGGCGGATATCCTGTACACCAGCACCCTTGATCCCAAGGCCATGTTCGCGGCCAACCCCGCCTGCGGTGGCATTGCGCTGACCTTTCCTTCGGACAATCCGGCCTACAGCTATCTGCGGCTGGATGCCTTTGGCGCTTTCTCCGAGGCTGCGGAAAAGCGCGTGATTTCGAACAATGCCTCGGCCGGGACCTACATGTTCCGCGATCTGCCCACCTATCTGCGGGCGCTGGCCCACGGGCTGGAAAACGCCGCCAGCCAGACCTTTCGCGATCTGTTCTTTGTCTGCCCGCTGTTCAACGGCGTGCATGATCAGGGCAAGTCGGTGCTGCTGGCCCCCGTCACGGACGTGACCGATATCAAAGTGGAGACAAGCCATGTCTGA
- a CDS encoding glycosyltransferase family 2 protein: MQVLIPISARSSFFPEEDYFFPKPLIEVAGRPMIELVITQLKKQLKDPNFVFVIDREDARAFSIDRTVELAAGPGTRVIERMGETSGALCSCLLAIDALDPEAPLLISNSDQITSADLGAHIARFEKSGVDAGVVTFDSIHPRWSYVVETGDNRVAQTFEKKVVSRRAIAGLYYFRKAGQFLDAAQKTILSDVNVDGAFFISSAINQTILDGGDVMFSTIDGRQYHSFYAPSRITEFERSDLAASLRAGPKAAQSVNVIIPAAGEGSRFAKAGWKKPKPFIDVEGRPMLDHVIDNVAPAGASVSLLLRAAHMDAQPAIVHGFEKAGVDILPVDKLTEGTACTVLLARKVYDNDRPMMVANSDQLVDFDVTDYVQDCLDRGLDGSILVFRDPSMDPKWSFAKLDDQGLVTEVAEKKPISDLATVGIYLFTRGRDFVSATADMIAANERVNGEFYTCPVYNYMIANGARIGVYEVAMDAMSGLGTPEDLTALLKARGSAPSQDMPD, encoded by the coding sequence ATGCAAGTCCTTATCCCGATCTCCGCCCGCTCCTCGTTCTTTCCCGAAGAGGATTATTTCTTTCCCAAGCCGCTGATCGAAGTGGCGGGTCGCCCGATGATCGAACTGGTCATCACCCAGCTGAAGAAACAGCTCAAGGACCCGAACTTTGTCTTCGTGATCGACCGCGAAGATGCCCGCGCCTTTTCCATCGACCGCACCGTCGAGTTGGCCGCAGGCCCCGGCACCCGGGTGATCGAACGCATGGGCGAAACCTCGGGCGCGCTGTGTTCGTGCCTGTTGGCGATCGACGCGCTGGACCCGGAGGCGCCGCTGCTGATTTCCAACAGCGACCAGATCACCAGTGCCGACCTGGGCGCCCATATCGCGCGCTTTGAAAAATCCGGCGTCGACGCCGGGGTCGTGACCTTTGATTCCATCCACCCGCGCTGGTCCTACGTGGTGGAAACCGGTGACAACCGCGTCGCCCAGACCTTCGAGAAAAAGGTGGTGTCCCGCCGCGCCATCGCCGGGCTGTATTACTTCCGCAAGGCGGGCCAGTTCCTGGATGCGGCACAGAAAACCATCCTCAGCGATGTGAATGTCGATGGCGCTTTCTTCATCTCGTCGGCGATCAACCAGACCATCCTGGATGGCGGCGACGTGATGTTCTCGACCATCGACGGGCGCCAGTACCACAGCTTTTACGCGCCCTCGCGGATCACCGAATTCGAACGCAGCGACCTGGCCGCCAGCCTGCGCGCCGGGCCCAAGGCGGCGCAAAGCGTCAATGTCATCATTCCCGCCGCCGGCGAGGGTAGCCGCTTTGCCAAGGCCGGCTGGAAAAAGCCCAAGCCCTTCATCGACGTCGAAGGCCGCCCGATGCTGGACCATGTCATCGACAACGTCGCCCCCGCCGGGGCCAGCGTGTCGCTGCTGCTGCGCGCCGCCCATATGGATGCGCAGCCCGCCATCGTGCACGGCTTTGAAAAGGCCGGGGTCGACATCCTGCCGGTCGACAAGCTGACCGAAGGCACCGCCTGCACCGTGCTGCTGGCGCGCAAGGTCTATGACAACGACCGCCCGATGATGGTGGCCAACTCTGACCAGCTGGTCGATTTCGATGTCACGGATTACGTGCAGGATTGCCTGGATCGCGGGCTGGATGGCTCGATCCTGGTGTTCCGCGATCCCTCGATGGACCCGAAATGGTCCTTTGCCAAGCTGGACGATCAGGGCCTGGTCACCGAAGTGGCCGAGAAAAAGCCGATTTCCGATCTGGCGACGGTGGGCATCTACCTGTTCACCCGCGGGCGCGATTTCGTGTCTGCCACCGCCGACATGATCGCCGCCAATGAACGGGTGAACGGCGAATTCTACACATGCCCGGTCTATAACTACATGATCGCCAACGGCGCCCGCATCGGGGTCTACGAGGTGGCGATGGACGCCATGTCCGGCCTTGGCACCCCCGAAGACCTGACCGCCTTGCTCAAGGCGCGCGGCTCTGCCCCGTCGCAGGACATGCCGGACTGA
- a CDS encoding HAD family hydrolase gives MIKAILCDMDGVLIDAKDWHYEALNRALEHFGYTISRESHLSTFDGLPTRQKLKMLSKARGLPEQLHEFLNALKQAYTLEISHQRCKPVFNHQYALSKLKAEGYKIAVCSNSVRQSVEAMMKLSALEPYLDDMVSNEDVSKGKPDPEMYLKAMNGFGLKPEECLILEDNDHGIQAAIASGGHLLKIGVPDDVTYQAIKARIAEIEAA, from the coding sequence ATGATCAAAGCTATTTTGTGTGACATGGACGGCGTGCTGATCGATGCCAAGGACTGGCATTACGAGGCGCTGAACCGCGCGCTGGAACATTTCGGCTATACCATCAGCCGCGAAAGCCACCTGTCGACCTTCGACGGCCTGCCGACCCGGCAAAAGCTCAAGATGCTGTCCAAGGCGCGCGGACTGCCCGAACAGCTGCATGAATTCCTCAACGCGCTGAAACAGGCCTATACGCTGGAAATCAGCCACCAGCGCTGCAAGCCGGTGTTCAACCACCAGTACGCGCTGTCGAAACTGAAGGCCGAAGGCTACAAGATCGCCGTCTGCTCGAACTCGGTACGCCAGTCGGTCGAGGCGATGATGAAGCTGTCGGCGCTGGAACCCTATCTGGATGACATGGTGTCCAACGAAGACGTCTCCAAGGGCAAGCCCGATCCGGAGATGTATCTCAAGGCGATGAACGGCTTTGGCCTCAAGCCCGAGGAATGCCTGATCCTGGAAGACAACGACCACGGCATCCAGGCGGCCATCGCCAGCGGCGGCCACCTGCTGAAGATCGGCGTGCCCGACGACGTCACCTACCAGGCCATCAAGGCCCGTATCGCCGAAATCGAAGCAGCCTAA
- a CDS encoding PI-PLC domain-containing protein, translating to MKNANILAHRGWWDTADQKNTPFALQRALEAGYGIETDFRDLNGALVVSHDPPAGQDILGAETFFGLYSDLSAKGRLALNIKADGLQQMLLDALQGAGVDLQSVYAFDMAVPDALGYLPTPIPAYTRISEYEAVPSFLDRAAGVWVDNFTGDFPQVAEAARLMGQGHRVAIVSPELHRRDHRALWDDIAAAGLHENPLFELCTDLPHMAADFLGTDS from the coding sequence ATGAAGAATGCGAACATCCTTGCCCATCGCGGTTGGTGGGACACGGCAGACCAGAAAAACACCCCCTTTGCGTTGCAGCGCGCGCTCGAGGCCGGATACGGGATCGAGACCGATTTTCGCGATCTGAACGGCGCGCTGGTGGTGTCGCACGATCCCCCCGCAGGGCAGGATATCCTGGGCGCCGAAACCTTCTTTGGGTTGTATTCCGATCTGTCGGCCAAGGGGCGTCTTGCACTCAACATCAAGGCCGACGGGTTGCAGCAGATGCTGCTGGACGCGCTGCAGGGCGCCGGGGTCGACCTGCAATCGGTCTATGCCTTCGACATGGCGGTGCCCGATGCACTGGGGTATCTGCCCACCCCCATTCCCGCCTATACCCGGATCAGCGAATACGAGGCCGTGCCCTCGTTTCTGGACCGCGCCGCCGGGGTCTGGGTCGACAACTTCACCGGCGATTTCCCGCAGGTCGCCGAGGCCGCGCGCCTGATGGGGCAGGGGCATCGGGTGGCCATCGTTTCGCCTGAACTGCACCGGCGCGACCATCGCGCGCTTTGGGATGACATCGCGGCCGCCGGGCTGCACGAAAACCCGCTTTTCGAGCTGTGTACGGATCTGCCGCACATGGCCGCTGACTTTCTAGGAACGGACTCATGA